From Coriobacteriia bacterium:
GCGCTCTGTGACACGGCGGCATCCCACGTCGTACGAAACGCCGCACCCCACAGCCAGGGCTCCCTTACCACCGGCATTACGCACGCCCTCGATGAGCTCCGTCGATCCGCCACCGATGTCGGCGACCAGAACGCTTTCGCCGGGAAAGTCGGACGTCACGCCGAGCAGGGACAGCCGCGCCTCGGTCTCGCCGGGGATAACCTGCGCGTCGAGCCCAAGCGCTGCGAGGCGCCCCAGCAGCTCATCGGCGTTGGAGGCGTCGCGAGCAGCGCTCGTCAGCGTTATGGCGATGTCACTAGCAGCCTGGCCCGCATCTGCGAGCTCGGCAAGGCGCGCGCCGTAGCCAGCGATGGTCGCGCACGTTCGCTCGATGGCGACAGGATCCAGCGCGCCGCTCGCATCGACGCCCGTCCCGAGGTTCGTGATGATGGCCTGACGCTCAAGCGGCCGTACCCGTCCATCAGCAAAGACATCAGCAAGGATGAGCCGCGTCGAAACGGTCCCCACGTCGATAGCGGCGAGCAAGCGCGCATCATGCGGGGTACATGGCGCCTCGGAAGCGGTATGTATGTTGGTCACGAGCGTCCTCCTCTCGTATGGGGTGCACGCGAAACTGCGGCGAGCAGTCTCCTGCTTGCGGGCTGAGCCGGCACGCCGCCCGCGTTCCACGCGCCTACTGCTGAGCAGGCTCGCCCTCGACGACGATGTCAGCGCCCCCGTTGGCAGTGTCCCCTTCGTCCACAGCTTGAGGCGCGTCCGTCATGGCGCTGTCGCCTGCGCCCTCAGTAACCTGCGCAGGCTCGTCAGCAGGGGCATCGCTCGTCACCGCAGCCGAAACGTCGACGCCAAATATCCGATCGAGCAGGTCTGTCCCCCACGTGTGGGCGTTCTGGCCCGAGCCGCGCGGCACCTCCGCCGGCGTGGCAAAGTCGCTCTGGGTCGAGTCGTCAACGCCGACGACCTTCACGAGGTTCTCGCCGGGGAGCACGAGCCCGAAGCGAGCGCGCGCCTCATCCTCGATGCCCTCCTGGGTCTGGAGGTTGTTGACGCGCGTCTGCATCTGCTCGTTACGCGCAACGTTCTCGTTGAGCTCGTCGGCAAGGCGTTCGTTCTCGCGCACGGCAAGGTAGTAGTCCTGCGCTGGGAAGTACAGCATCGCAATGGCCAGCACGACGACGAGCCCCGACGCAACGAGCGAGACAACGGTCTCCGGCAGGCGAGCCCGCCGCCGGGCGCGCTTGGCGGCACGGTGTGCAGCTCTGCGCTCCTTGCGTGCCGCACGCAAAGCCAGGCGCGTGGGATTGTCCTCGTGACGGCGCGGCAGAGACGGGCGCCAGCCGGCGCGGCCGCGCACGCGACCGTTCGCAGTTTCGGAGGCGTTGGCAGCAGCAAACAGGTCGTCAGCGATGCCGGAGCTCGCAGCAGGATCGGCGCCCTCGGCAGGCTCCTCAGCGGAGGCGCTCGAAGCCGCCGGCGTCTCTGCGACCGAAGGATCAGCGGTGCTGCTTTGGGGAGCCCCAGAAGCATTTCGACCGGGTAGGGGCAGCGACGCCAGCAAGTTTTTCATGCCGCCCGCACGCCTCAGGCCCCGGTGCGAGGTGCGCTCGGGCACGCCCCGCTCCGCCTCGGATGCGGCGGCGTCGGCAGGCGTCGAGACAGGCTCACCCGGCAGGGGCATGTGGGGGTCGGCAGGCTGCTGGGCGTGCGCTGCAACCTCCGCAACGGCAGAGCCGTCCGCAGAAGAAACCGTCGACGGGGAATCCGACACCGCGCTCGCGACCACAGCGCCGGTAATCTGGGGCGCTGAATCGAGCTGGCCGGCAGAGGCGGCGCCCGCCGAAGCGCCCGCGTTTGGCGCCATCCACGGATAGACAGCCGCAGGATGCGCTCCATCGACGGTCGGAGATGTCCCCTGGACTCGCTCCGGGACAGCAGGCCGCACGCCCGTCCCGTGAATATCCTCGTAATCGCGCACGACCGACGTGGGCACAGACGACAGGGGGCCCGTACCAGCAAGGCGCGTCTCCCGGGGAAGCGTCGGCACAGGCGGTTGGGGCAGCGACGTCTGAGGGGGAATGTCGGGCACAACGAACAGCACGCCGCGGCGTTCCTCAGCGTGAGACGCGCTCCCTCGTGAGCTCACAAGCGTCGAGTGCGGAATGGCAGAATCAGCCAGATGCCCTCCGTCACGCACCTGACCAGCAGGAAATGCAGTCGATACACGCTGCACGCCAGCAGAAGCAGAGGGGGCGTCTGCGAAGTGCGGTCGCACCGGCTCAGCGACGCGCTCGGATGGCGCGGGATCCACGGGCGCAACCGAGGCGTCGTCCGCAGACACCGTTGAGGATACCCCCGCAGGCTGGACTCCAAACGCGCCCGGAACCGCCGGGTTGACGGGAGCGTCGGCGTTGGGCAACACGCGCGAGGAGCGCCCCCGCCCAAAGAGTCCACGCTTTTTCGGACGCGCATACGGGGAGGCGTCCTCCCTGGGAGATGGAGTCGAAAACGCAGCAGGCGCGGCATGGCGTGGCGCGCGGCTGTAGGGGCTCGGATCGTCCGCCCCCCAAGTGCCAGCGCCGGAATCAGCGGCATGGCTCAGCGATCCGGCGGGCACGCCCTGCGGCGTCGCCTCGCCAGACAGTCCCCGTTCGCCTCTGTCCTGTCGCTGGCTCATGGTGTTCGTTTCTGCTTCGCATGCGAGCCGACCACCCGCCGTATACAGGCGGGCTCAGTGCAACGATATATCATAGCCGACGCCACCAGCACCCCGAAGCGCCCCGTTCAACCCACAGATAAGCAACGGAGCCCCGTCGCCCTTCCTCCCGCCAGATAAGGACGCGCCGGCTGCCAGGGGACGAGGCATAACCCGTGAATGCGAGTTCTGCAGAAAGGGCCCCGCGTAGCGCCGCACCTCAGTGCATGCGCCCCACGGGGCCCTTTCGAAGCTGTCTGAGCAGGCACGGGTTATGCCTCGGCCCCGCAGAGAGGCCAAGCCCTCGTCCTTATCCCTTATCGCTTGATGCTGTAGAACGTGCTCTCGCCGGGGTAGTCGGCCGCGACGCCGAGCTCGGCCTCGATGCGCAGCAGCTGGTTGTACTTGGCCACGCGGTCGCTACGGCACGGGGCGCCCGTCTTGATCTGGCCGGCGTTCGTCGCCACGGCCAGATCAGCGATGAACGCGTCCTCCGTCTCGCCGGAGCGGTGCGACACGACGGCCGTGTAGCCGGAGCGCTTCGCCAGCTCGATCGTGTCCATGGCCTCGGACAGCGAGCCGATCTGGTTCACCTTCACGAGGATGGAGTTAGCCACGCCCAGCTCGACACCACGGGCCAAGCGCTTGGCGTTCGTCACGAACAGGTCGTCGCCCACGAGCTGCACGCGCTTGCCGATGCGCTCCGTCAGCGCCTTCCAGCCATCCCAGTCCTCCTCGGCCATACCATCCTCGATGGACACGATGGGGAAGCGATTCGTCAGGTCCTCGTAGTAGTCGACCATCTGATCGGCCGTCAGCTCGACGCCCTGGCCCTTGAGGCAGTACAGCTTACGCTCGGCGTCGTAGAACTCCGTCGACGCTGGGTCGGTCGCGAACATGATCTGGTCGCCCAGCGAGTAGCCGGCCTTTTCGCAGGCCTTGGCGATCCACTCGAACGGCTCGGCGTTCGTCTTGAGGTTCGGCGCAAAACCGCCCTCGTCGCCCACGCCGCCACCCAGGCCGGCCTCGTGCAGGACCTTCTTGAGCGTGTGGTAGATCTCGGAGCACCAGCGCAGGCCCTCGGCGAACGTGCTCGCGCCCACGGGCATGATCATGTACTCCTGGAAGTCCACCGTGTTGTCGGCGTGCACGCCGCCGTTGAGGATGTTCATCATCGGGACGGGCAGCACGTGCGCACTCACGCCGCCCAGGTAGCTGTAGAGCGGCATGCCCACGGAGTTGGCGGCCGCGCGGGCCACGGCCAGGCTCACGCCGAGGATGGCGTTGGCACCCAGGCGCGTCTTGTTGGCCGTGCCGTCCAGGTCGATGAGCATGGAGTCGATGGCGCGCTGGTCGAGGGCATCCTCGCCCATGAGGGCGTCAGCGATCTCGCTGTTGACGTGGTCGACAGCCGTCAGCACGCCCTTGCCCAGGTAGCGTGCGCAATCGCCGTCGCGCATCTCGCAAGCCTCGAACGCGCCGGTCGAAGCACCGGAAGGCACGGGGGCACGACCGAACGCCCCGTCGTCGAGCAGGACCTCCACCTCAACCGTGGGGTTGCCGCGCGAATCGAGGATCTCTCGACCGTACACGTCAATGATTTCGCTCACTGGTGCATCTCCTTCGACTTGGCCTCGGCCCAGAGGGCCTCCTGCTCGCTATTGGAAAGGTCGGCGATGTCCCGACCGGATTCCCATGCCTTGTGCTCCATGTACGCCCAGCGGCGGCGGAACTTGGCGTTGGCAGCCCGTAGCGCGCTCTCGGCGTCAATGTGCTCCCATCGTGCCACGTTGACGAGCGCGAAGAGAATGTCGCCGAACTCGAGCTCCCGCTCCGGGCTGCCCGGCTCGGCGGCGTCAAACTCGGCGATTTCCTCGCGCACCTTCGCGCGCACGCCTTGTTCGTCGCCCCACTCAAAGCCCGCCGCGGCTGCCTTGCGCGAGATCTTCTGGCACGCCATGAGCGACGGCAAGGCGGTGGGAACGCTGTCGAGCAGCCCCTCGCGAGCCTGACCGGCGGCGTCGGCCTCGGCGGCCTGCGAGGCGTGCTCGGCAAGCTTTACCTGCTCCCAGATGCCGAGTACCTCGCCATCGTCCTGCGCTGCCGTATGGTCGCCAAAAACGTGCGGGTGGCGGCGGATGAGCTTCTCGTTGAGGTCGCGGCACACGTCATCAATCGTGAACTCGCCGGCGTCTGCGGCGATCTGCGACTGCAAGACGACCTGCATAAGCACATCGCCCAGCTCTTCGGCCAGGTGACGCCGCGTGCGGTTGAAGTCGGGCAGGCCATCGGGCTGCGGAGCGGCGTCGGAGCGTGCGGCCTCGTCTGCCTCGATGGCGTCAACGGCCTCGTAGGCCTCCTCGACCATATTCTTCGCAATGGACGCGTGAGTCTGCTTCCTGTCCCACGGGCAGCCGTCGGGCTGGCGCAGCCGCCAGATCGTGCGCACGAGCGCATCGAAGGCAGGGTGCGCGCCGGGGGCTCCGGGGCGATCGGCGTCGGCTGGCTCGAGCACAGCCGCAGCCTGCTCGTTCGTGCCGGTATCTGCCATATGCAGGCGTCTCCCCTCGTAAAGCATCACGTCGGGTGCATACATGTAAGAAGTATAGTCCGCGCGACAGCCCCGACACGCGCGCGACGGCAACGCGGCCCCGCCCGGCGGTCACACTCGCATCGCCAGCGCCCCCTCGGCGGCCTCGCTCCACCAACCCGCCACACGGGAGCGACGGTCACTCCTGAAGATTGCGCTACGGAAGCCCTCCCTTACTTGAAATAATGCCGCTCGTCTGGGCACAATGAATTGATTCATGCGCGGCACCGTGGAGAGGATTGGGGCGTTATGGCTCGACAGTCAAAGCTGCACGTTGCGGGAGAAACCGCAGAGACGTTCGTCCGGGCCATCGGCCATGAGCCGACGCTGTGCCTGCGCGAGAACTGCAAGGACGCCAAGTGCAGCCTGTGCGTCGATGTCTGCCCCGGCCATGCCGTGCGCGTCCCTGCGACAAAGGACACGCCCGGCGGCGTAAAGCTCACCGTGTCGAAGGGCTTCTGCGTCGACTGCGGCCTGTGCGCCGCCGTGTGCCCCACGAACGGCCTCATCGTCATGGAGCCGGCCATGCGCACGCTGCGCCGCCGGCTGCGCAAGGCCTCCCAGGTGGCGCCCCAGGACGGCCACCTCTACCTCACGTGCGTCGAGACGGGCCTCGCCCAGAAGGATCCCTGCGTCGTCGAGCTCGCCTGCTTGGGCATGCTGACGTGGGAGATGTGGGTCAACCTGATGCTCGACTTCCCCAACCTCGCCGTCTACCTGCCCGGCGAGCTGTGCGGCCGCTGCAAGGCAAAGAAGGCCGAGAGCATGATCGTCGACGCCGTGTGCCAGGCACAGGAAGTTGTGGGCCGCGACATCCTGCTCGTCGAGACGATGCGCGAGCTCGACTTCACGAACAGCGTGGGCGCCGTCGACCCCAAGCGCACGGAGGCATTCTCCGGCGTAGGCAGCGGCCTGGCCGACATCGTGAAGGACATCACGACGACGTCCGACGACGACCTTCCCTCCAACGAGCTGTGCCAGCTCGACTCCCGCAAGATGCGCGTGCGCCTGCGCAAGGAGATGGCGGCCGAGAAGGGCGAGAACACCCCGGGTCTCAAGGGAATCGACGAGCTGGGCGGCACGCTAACGCACGCTCGCTGGGCCATCCTGGACGCCGCCATGCGCTTCCCCGAGATCGCCGAGCGCGTCGAGCTCGACGGCGTGCGCATCGACCCGGCCATCTGCGCGGGCAGCGAGGACAAGGACTGCTCCGCCTGCGCCGACGTCTGCCCGCTCGGCGCGCTCGTCGTGCAGGAGGACGGCAGCCTGGGCGTGCGCGACGCGATCTGCGTGGGCTGTGGCCTGTGCGTGCAGACGTGCACGGAGGGCGCCATCACGCCTTGCAAGGTCCCGTTGGCCACGCTGATCGGCGACGCGCCCACAAAGTAGGGCCCGCGCACTGAACCGCGCGCTCCATATGCATAATCATGTGCTTCTCGCGAATACTTCCGTATCGTGCCGCTGCATGCTGTCCGAAAAGTAATGCCGCGCGTACAATAAATCGATTGCTGAGCCTACGCATCCCTGGGGAACCCACGCACCCTTGCGATTCTGCACCGCTGCTTTCGTGACTTTCGCACGGCACGTCGTGCACACGCGTGGCAAAGCATCCGGAAAGAACCGTAATCGATCAACATGGGAAACTGGAGACACATGGCTACTTTTAACGAACTCGGCCTGTCCGAGAAGACGCTTGCTGCCGTTGAGGCGATGGGCTACACCGAGGCCACGCCCGTTCAGGAGCAGGCTATCCCGCTGGTGCTGGCCGGCCACGACGTGCTTGCCGCCGCCCAGACGGGCACGGGCAAGACGGCCGCGTTCACGCTGCCCGTCATGGACAAGCTCGGCCACTACAAGAAGGGCCAGGGCCCGCTCGCCCTTATCATCACCCCCACCCGCGAGCTCGCGCAGCAGATCGACACCGTCGCGCGCGCCGTCGGCAAGAAGACGGGCCACTGGGTGCTCACCGTCGTCGGCGGCCTGAGCTACCGTCCGCAGATCAACGGTCTGCGTCGCGGCGTCGACGTGCTCGTCGCCACCCCCGGCCGCCTCATCGACCTCTACGAGCAGGGCGCCCTGCAGCTCGACTCCGTGCAGACGCTCGTCCTCGACGAGGCCGACCGCATGCTCGACATGGGCTTCTGGCCCGACGTCAAGCGCATCATCGACGTGCTGCCCAAGGAGCGCCAGACGCTGCTGTTCTCGGCCACGCTCGACGAGAGCGTCATGAAGACGATCGGCAACGAGGTTCACGATCCCCAGTACGTCGAGATCGCCCACAAGGGCACGGCTGCCGAGACCGTCGAGCAGTTTGTCGTGCCCGTCTCGTCCATGCAGAAGCCCGACCTGCTCAAGGCCGTGCTCGACGAGAAGGGCCACAAGAGCGTCATCGTCTTCACGCGCACGAAGTTCCGTGCCGAGAACCTGGCCGAGCGCCTGTGGCGCGAGGGCTTCGAGACGGAGGCCATCCACGGCGACCGCTCGCAGGCCCAGCGCAGCCGTGCGCTCAAGGCGTTCCGCGACGGTCGCGTTGACATCATCGTGGCCACGGACGTTCTGGCCCGCGGCATCGACGTGTCCGGCGTCAACTACGTCATCAACTTCGACGTGCCGATGGATCCCGAGGACTACATCCACCGTATCGGCCGTACGGGCCGTGCCGGCGAGGAGGGCTTCGCCATCACGTTCGTGACGCGCGAGGAGCTGTTCGACCTCTACAACATCGAGTTCCTCATGCAGAAGACGGTGCCGACGCTCGAGATCGCCGACTTCGACTTCGATGACAACGCCCCCTACCTCGACCCCGAGCGCACGTGCGACCGTCGCCCCCGCAAGGGCGGCAAGGGTGGCAAGGGCGGCCGTGGCCGTGGGCGCGGCGGCGATCGCGGCGGCCGCGGCGGGTTCCGCGAGGAGCGCCGCGACCGCGAGGGCTTCCGTGGCGATCGCGGCGGCCGCGGCGGCGAGCGTGGCGGGTTCGGCGGCGGCCGTCCCCGTCACGGCGAGGAGGGTAACTTCGAGCGTACGCGTCGCCAGAGCGACCACGTCGAGGACGTCGTGCGCGCCGACGCCGCGCTGACGGGCGAGCCCGCTCCCCGTCGCGACGAGCGTCCGAGCTTCCCCGAGAGCAGCGCCGGCCGTCCCGCGCGTCGTGACCGCGGCTATCGCTCCGACGAGCGTGCCGATCGCGGCGGTCGCAGCTACGGTGAGCGCTCCGAGCGCGGCGGGTTCCGCGAGGACCGCGGCTACGGCGATCGTCCCGAGCGCGGTGGCTATCGTGGCGACCGCGGTTATGGCGAGCGTTCCGACCGTGGCGAGCGCGGTGGGTTCCGCGAGGATCGCGGCGAGCGTGGCGGCTATCGCTCCGAGCGTTCCGGCTCCGATCGCGGCTATCGCGGCGGTCGCTCCGACGAGCGCGGCGGCTCGCGTGATGATCGCGGATATCGCGGCGGCTCCAACTCCGAGGGTCGTGGTTACCGCTCCGAGCGTTCCGGCGGCAACGACCGCGGTGGCCGCAGCTACGGCTCCGGTGAGGACCGCGGCTACCGTGGCAAGAGCGGCAGCGGCTCTTCGCGCGTCTCGAGCAAGTACTCCTCGGGCGGCTACAAGAAGAACGAGGGCGGCAGCGGCAAGCCCGGCGGCCCCCGTGCCTACGGCGAGTCGCTCCGCAAGGGCGGGCGCGACCGTCGCCCCGGCGACCGCGGCGGCTACTAGGCCGACAACTGGCGCGCTCCCGCGCCTCCTGACATAGCGTGACCCAAACGGGCCGCAGGTGGAAGCGATTCCCCCTGCGGCCCGTCTTCGTATGCGCACTCGGCACCGGCCGTCGTGCGGTCAGGCGGCAGCCGCATCCGCTGCCGCGAGCAGAGGGTACCCCATCCAAACCCGGAACGCGTCGCCACTCGCATCAGCGCCCGCCCGCCGGCAACGAAGCTCTCTCCTGAACCCAGTTCGCCGGCTCGAAGGCCCGCCTTCGTCGCCAAGCCGCCCGTTCGCGGCCAGGAATCGAGCTCGTGTACGGCCGCCCCTCAGAACGCGGGACGGCTCTCTGACGCGACCTGCGGTTTCGCTGCGATGCACGGCCAGCCGGCCTAGATTCGGCATACACGAGCTCGATTCCTGGCCAGGATTCCTCTTTGCGCCGCAAAACACGCGCGCGACGTCCCCGGAAGCTCCCCGAGAAGGCGCCGCGGGCCACACGGGTGCCCTCGGAAGGCATCCCGCCCGCTCCCGCAAATCCGCAGGGATCCCTTTCGGGCCCTCCAGCGCCAGCCCGTCCTCTCCAGCAAACGCAAAGGGCCCCGCACGCCGAAGCGTACAGGGCCCTTGGGGAGCGCACGAGCCACGTCAGCGGCAGGGCCGCCGGCGGGCTCGAATACGCGCAAGAAAAGGGAGGCGTACCCGGACTCGCGTAAAGCTCACGGCCGTCCGGGCACGTTCCCGTGGGAGAGCTACAGCGTCGCAGCAGCCTTCTGGCCAGCGTTGATGCCGAACACAGTGATGTCACAGATGGCGTTGCCGCCGATGCGGTTGGCGCCGTGGATGCCACCGGTGACCTCGCCGGCCGCGAACAGGCCGGGGATCTTCTCGCCCAGGATGTTCAGGGCCTGGGAGTCACCGTCAACGTAGATGCCGCCCATGCAGTGATGGATGCCCGGGTACACGGGGATGGCGTAGAACGGTGCCGTCTCGAGCGGGGACACGAAGCCCGTCGTGCGGCCGAACGGATCCTCGGCGCCGCCCACGGAGGCGTTGTACGTGTCGACGGTGGCCTGCAGCGCATCGGCAGGCATGCCGAGCGTCTCGGCGAGGCCGGCAAGATCATCGGCCTTGATGCTCATGCCCTTGTTCTCATAGTTGGCAGCGGCCTTGTTGTTGTCGTAGACCGTCTGGTCGTAAATGACCCAGATCTTGCCGTCGGTCTGCTCGAGCTCGGCGGCGGACACGACGTCACGCGTGCCCATGTCGTTGACGAAGCGGTTGCCCTCGACGTTAACGAGGATGCCGCCACCGCCGCGGATGCCCTCAGCGACGAGCGAGCCGTCCGCATAGACGGTCGGGTGAATCTGGATCTGGCTCATCTGGATGAGGTTGGCACCGACCTTCTGGGCCATGACCATGCCGTCGCCGGTGATGCTGGCGGCGTTGGTGGAGACAAACGTCTCCAGGTCGGGGCGGTACATCTTGATGAGGTCCTTGTTGGAACCGAAGCCACCCGAGGCCAGGATGACGGCCTTGGCGCTGTACTCCGTGCCGTCCTCAGCCTTGACACCCACGACGGCGCCGGACTCGTCGGTCAGCAGCTCGGAAGCGCGGCACTCGTACACGACCTCGATGCCGGCCTCAACGCAGGCGGCAGCGATAGTGGGCACGTAGGAGGCGCCCACCGCGGAGCCGTCCGTGGGACGGTGGCAGCGCGGCACGGACATGCCGCCCGTCGTCGTGATGTTGTCGAGCACGAGGCCGTGCGCGGCAAGCCAGTCGATGGCGGCAGCAGAGCCGTCGCACATCTGCTCGACGAGAGCGGCGTTGTTCCAGTTCTTGCCGCCCTTGATCGTCTCCTCGATGAACAGGTCCGTCGAGTCCTCGATGCCCTGGTCCTTCTGGTACACGGTCTCAGAGGCGTTCATGCCCGACGACGAGAAGATGGTGTTGCCGCCCTCCATGGCGTTCTTCTCAAGGATGACGACCTTCTCAGCGCCAGCCTCCTTGGCAGCCAGCGCGGCGCACATGCCAGCGCCACCCATGCCCACGACGACGATGTCGTAGGCAGCGTCAGCGGCAGCGGAGCCCTCGGCAGCGAAGGCGCTCACGGCGCCAGTGCCCAGAGCGGCGGCGGCCACAGCAGCGGCGCCAACAAACGAACGACGATTCATCTCAATAGCCATGTGCACTCCCCTAGTCTTAGTGGACAATCCACTACTCGTGAGCACGACACAAAAATGTGGACGCGCTCGCGTTCTGCCTCCGGCCAGGCGCGGTCGCGCAAGGGCACGTGCTAAACCGACCCACGCCGTAGGCTTGCAATAGTATGCCCCATTTCACTCCTCTTTGTCTTCACATATTCGGAGGGAAATGCCACAAGGTTCGTGAGCTGGAGAAACGGGGAGCGAATGTCCCCTCACACTTCCCGTCTCCCCCCGAATATGTGAAGCAATCTGTCGGCGGTTACGTGAGCTAAGATGGGCCTGTAGTGCAACGCGACGGATCACAGGGCGAGAGGAGGCGGACAGACATGCCAAAACGGGAGCGCACCCTCGTCATCGGAGGCCTCGCGCTGTACTGGCCGCTCCTCACGCTGAGTAAGACAGCGCTCGATGCGGCGTTCTCCGACACCGCACAGCTCGGTGCCCTTTCGCTCGTCCTCTCGATCGCGATGATCGCGTGCGCGCTCGCCATGCCCCGAGCTAATCGCCTCCTCGGCACGCCCTCCTCCAACCCCCGGCCCGCCGTGCTCTGCGGAACAGCAACGTCGGCCATCCTTGCGCTCGGAATGGCCCTGCCTAACGGGGCCGTCATCGAGGCCCTGCTCGGCGGGCTTGGCTGCCTCGCTGCCGCCGTGACAATCTCCCTGCTGACGCTCGCCTGGGGAGAGGCCGTTGTACGCGGCCTCGATGACGCGAGCGCCTCCAGGAGCTTCGCAAGTCAGCTGCTCATCGACGTGGCCGTATCGCTGTTCCTCAGCTTCGCCGTGCGCCTAGTGACGGCCCTCCTCACGGGGGCGGGCGCTGCCGTGCCACCTGGCAGCGTCGTGCTTATCGCCTATCCCCTGCTCGCCTGCCTACCGCTGCTGGCATACGCACGCGGGGCGCAAACGACCCTCGCGCAAGGCTCCGCAGAGAGGCACCCCGACGAAAAGGAGTGCGAGCGTGGCGCCTCTCCAGACGCCGAGCGCGCTTCCCTCTCCCAGCAAATCGCATCGCAGGCACAGCGAGAAAACCGCGCGCCCCTCGTCGAGGGCAGCGAGCGATGGCTCCTCATCGTGGCAGCACTGTTCGTCGTACTCGTCAGCGCGCTGGCAGGCATACGCACATCGGGCACCTCCGTCTACCCCATCGACCCTTCGGGCACGCGCTACTACCTTGCGCTGGCATTCTCTGGCGTTCTCGCAGTTTGCTCGTGGGCCCTCCGCGCGCAGCCGGCCGTGGGGCGTGCCGTGAGCTGGGTCGCCACAATCGTGCTTGCCTTTGCCGGCGTGTTGCTCACGATGAGCGCCAACGCGGGAGCGAGCACCCTCGGCATCAACGCCCTGCTCGTCGCGCGTCTTGTCGTCTGGACGCTCTTCTGGATGCTGCCCGTCGAGGCGGCGGCGCGGCGCGCTGTCGCGGGCCGGAATATCGCGGAGATCCCCTGCGCCACGAGCGCCCTCCTGGCCCGTTACTATCTCGTGCCCCAGGCCATCGCCTACCTGGCAACGGACAGCCTGTTCATGTTCGGCCCCTCAGCGACAGAGCCCGCGGCCCGCGGCGCCTTCGACATCGTCACGCTGCTCATTGCCCTGGCCCTCATGGCCTGCGCGCTCGTCATCGCCGCACTGCTCGCCTCCCAGGGCACGCGGACCGCCTCCCCCGCCACCGGCTCCACAGACGCGACGCAGGCCGGCACGTCTGCCGGCGAGGCAAGCCCCTCCCCCAGCGCGCCTCCCGCCCTTGACCCACGCCATGCCGTCTGCCAGGCTCTCGCAGAAGAGTTCGGCCTCACCGAACGCGAGGCAGCCGTACTTGAGAGCCTCTCGCAGGGCCACACGGTGCAGCGCATCGCCGAAGAGCAGGGTGTGACGCCCAACACGATCCGCACGCACACAAAGGGCCTGTACCGCAAGCTCGACTGCCATGCAAAGCAGGAGGTCATCGACCTCGTAGCCGGCCGCATCGCACGATAGGGGCGTATCCCACCGGCACCTTGGACATCACCAAGCAAGCTCAGCGACCCCACCTGCGCAAGCTCCCCAAGCCCCATCGCACGAGCGCCACACAGAAAGCCGTTCGGCGGGGCATTTGCCGCCACAGACGGTCTGCAAGCCAAGAAAAGTCGTCGGGTTTCCCCTCCCCTCCTAGAATGCGCCCTGGTCGTTAATGCGGCCTTAATGCAGGGAGTTTCAGTAGCTGGCGTCGGAGGAAGGACAGGCCCATGACGGGCATCGCGCTCATCGTCGCGTTCGTGATCGCCATCGTGCTCATGATCGTGATGATCTCCAAGTTCAAGATCCACCCGTTCATCTCCATCA
This genomic window contains:
- a CDS encoding phosphatase, whose product is MTNIHTASEAPCTPHDARLLAAIDVGTVSTRLILADVFADGRVRPLERQAIITNLGTGVDASGALDPVAIERTCATIAGYGARLAELADAGQAASDIAITLTSAARDASNADELLGRLAALGLDAQVIPGETEARLSLLGVTSDFPGESVLVADIGGGSTELIEGVRNAGGKGALAVGCGVSYDVGCRRVTERFFGASDIPSSRDVDFARVFIRTTLGAFFEGASSREAIPGTLACVGGTATSLVAVANELVPYDSSFVHLHSTSRSQVAELTARLLSLGASERRALPGLQPKRADVIAAGALILDELMDVGGFDAYVASESDSLFGLLTCLRCACDGAPSPIGWLPRSTPARPFLEACRA
- the mazG gene encoding nucleoside triphosphate pyrophosphohydrolase yields the protein MADTGTNEQAAAVLEPADADRPGAPGAHPAFDALVRTIWRLRQPDGCPWDRKQTHASIAKNMVEEAYEAVDAIEADEAARSDAAPQPDGLPDFNRTRRHLAEELGDVLMQVVLQSQIAADAGEFTIDDVCRDLNEKLIRRHPHVFGDHTAAQDDGEVLGIWEQVKLAEHASQAAEADAAGQAREGLLDSVPTALPSLMACQKISRKAAAAGFEWGDEQGVRAKVREEIAEFDAAEPGSPERELEFGDILFALVNVARWEHIDAESALRAANAKFRRRWAYMEHKAWESGRDIADLSNSEQEALWAEAKSKEMHQ
- the eno gene encoding phosphopyruvate hydratase — its product is MSEIIDVYGREILDSRGNPTVEVEVLLDDGAFGRAPVPSGASTGAFEACEMRDGDCARYLGKGVLTAVDHVNSEIADALMGEDALDQRAIDSMLIDLDGTANKTRLGANAILGVSLAVARAAANSVGMPLYSYLGGVSAHVLPVPMMNILNGGVHADNTVDFQEYMIMPVGASTFAEGLRWCSEIYHTLKKVLHEAGLGGGVGDEGGFAPNLKTNAEPFEWIAKACEKAGYSLGDQIMFATDPASTEFYDAERKLYCLKGQGVELTADQMVDYYEDLTNRFPIVSIEDGMAEEDWDGWKALTERIGKRVQLVGDDLFVTNAKRLARGVELGVANSILVKVNQIGSLSEAMDTIELAKRSGYTAVVSHRSGETEDAFIADLAVATNAGQIKTGAPCRSDRVAKYNQLLRIEAELGVAADYPGESTFYSIKR
- a CDS encoding septum formation initiator family protein, producing MLPNADAPVNPAVPGAFGVQPAGVSSTVSADDASVAPVDPAPSERVAEPVRPHFADAPSASAGVQRVSTAFPAGQVRDGGHLADSAIPHSTLVSSRGSASHAEERRGVLFVVPDIPPQTSLPQPPVPTLPRETRLAGTGPLSSVPTSVVRDYEDIHGTGVRPAVPERVQGTSPTVDGAHPAAVYPWMAPNAGASAGAASAGQLDSAPQITGAVVASAVSDSPSTVSSADGSAVAEVAAHAQQPADPHMPLPGEPVSTPADAAASEAERGVPERTSHRGLRRAGGMKNLLASLPLPGRNASGAPQSSTADPSVAETPAASSASAEEPAEGADPAASSGIADDLFAAANASETANGRVRGRAGWRPSLPRRHEDNPTRLALRAARKERRAAHRAAKRARRRARLPETVVSLVASGLVVVLAIAMLYFPAQDYYLAVRENERLADELNENVARNEQMQTRVNNLQTQEGIEDEARARFGLVLPGENLVKVVGVDDSTQSDFATPAEVPRGSGQNAHTWGTDLLDRIFGVDVSAAVTSDAPADEPAQVTEGAGDSAMTDAPQAVDEGDTANGGADIVVEGEPAQQ
- a CDS encoding 4Fe-4S binding protein, which translates into the protein MARQSKLHVAGETAETFVRAIGHEPTLCLRENCKDAKCSLCVDVCPGHAVRVPATKDTPGGVKLTVSKGFCVDCGLCAAVCPTNGLIVMEPAMRTLRRRLRKASQVAPQDGHLYLTCVETGLAQKDPCVVELACLGMLTWEMWVNLMLDFPNLAVYLPGELCGRCKAKKAESMIVDAVCQAQEVVGRDILLVETMRELDFTNSVGAVDPKRTEAFSGVGSGLADIVKDITTTSDDDLPSNELCQLDSRKMRVRLRKEMAAEKGENTPGLKGIDELGGTLTHARWAILDAAMRFPEIAERVELDGVRIDPAICAGSEDKDCSACADVCPLGALVVQEDGSLGVRDAICVGCGLCVQTCTEGAITPCKVPLATLIGDAPTK